One stretch of Arachis hypogaea cultivar Tifrunner chromosome 20, arahy.Tifrunner.gnm2.J5K5, whole genome shotgun sequence DNA includes these proteins:
- the LOC112785040 gene encoding transcription factor TGA2.2, which produces MPEASRVDSFCLSDFDQSIGNHLENAVELNGNPVNRSLKVSSQTISPGPVHLGTSDRLPISVDRSSFMYLEDRLSLLAQKVQSTNHIIIPSGDTENQEESAMADASPRTDISTDADTDDKNQRFDGSQSLAAVASDSSDRSKDKTDQKTLRRLAQNREAARKSRLRKKAYVQQLESSRLKLTQLEQELQRARQQGIFISSSGDQAHSMSGNGAMQFDVEYARWLEEQNRQINELRAAVNSHASDTELRMIIDGILAHYDEIFRLKGVAAKADVFHLLSGMWKTPAERCFLWLGGFRSSELLKLLVNQLEPLTEQQLVGITNLQQSSQQAEDALSQGMEALQQSLAETLSSGSLGSSGSSGNVANYMGQMAMAMGKLGTLEGFIRQADNLRQQTLQQMHRILTTRQSARALLAIHDYFSRLRALSSLWLARPRD; this is translated from the exons ATGCCAG AGGCAAGCAGAGTTGATTCTTTTTGTTTGTCCGACTTTGATCAATCAATTGGAAATCACTTGGAGAATGCTGTCGAATTGAATGGAa ATCCTGTAAATAGGTCGCTGAAAGTAAGTAGCCAGACAATTTCTCCTGGTCCTGTTCACCTTGGCACTTCTGATAGG TTGCCAATTTCAGTTGATAGAAGCTCATTTATGTACCTAGAAGACCGACTGAGCTTGCTGGCACAAAAGGTACAATCAACAAATCACATTATAATACCAAGTGGTGATACAGAAAACCAGGAAGAGTCTGCCATGGCTGATGCCAGTCCTAGAACTGATATTTCTACAGATGCCGATACCGATGATAAGAATCAGCGG TTTGATGGAAGTCAATCCCTTGCTGCTGTGGCTTCAGACTCAAGTGACAGATCAAAGGATAAAACAGATCAGAAG ACTCTCCGCAGGCTTGCTCAGAATCGTGAGGCTGCAAGGAAAAGCCGATTGCGAAAGAAA GCTTATGTTCAACAATTGGAAAGTAGTCGTTTGAAGTTGACGCAATTGGAACAAGAGCTTCAGCGAGCCAGGCAGCAG GGAATCTTCATATCAAGTTCAGGTGATCAAGCACATTCAATGAGCGGCAATG GGGCCATGCAATTCGATGTCGAATATGCAAGGTGGCTGGAAGAGCAGAATCGACAAATTAATGAGCTTAGAGCTGCTGTAAATTCTCATGCAAGTGATACAGAACTTCGAATGATTATTGATGGTATATTGGCGCATTATGATGAGATATTTCGGCTGAAGGGCGTTGCAGCTAAGGCTGATGTCTTCCACCTGTTGTCTGGCATGTGGAAAACCCCAGCTGAGAGGTGTTTTTTGTGGCTCGGTGGCTTTCGGTCATCTGAACTCCTTAAG CTCCTGGTAAATCAGTTGGAGCCTCTCACTGAGCAGCAGTTGGTAGGTATTACCAACTTACAACAGTCTTCTCAACAGGCAGAAGATGCATTGTCTCAGGGCATGGAAGCACTGCAACAATCTCTTGCAGAGACTTTGTCCTCTGGATCACTTGGCTCATCCGGTTCATCAGGGAATGTCGCAAATTACATGGGTCAAATGGCCATGGCCATGGGTAAGCTAGGGACACTGGAGGGGTTTATTCGGCAG GCTGACAATTTGCGCCAGCAGACATTGCAACAAATGCACCGCATATTGACTACTCGCCAATCGGCTCGTGCTCTCCTTGCAATACATGACTATTTTTCAAGGCTGCGCGCTCTTAGTTCCCTCTGGCTCGCCCGCCCAAGAGACTAA
- the LOC140183282 gene encoding uncharacterized protein has translation MSEYTWEVGTLYVSREEFKDCATAYAVSSGRGLRFTKVDLKRVKVECVEGCDWYAYCGKMKHERSWQLKSCNNKHNCSRELKIGIMHARWLSKVFLNKIAENPNIKLTTLMRKAYTKWNVELTKSKASRVRQFALDELQGTYVEQYRRLYDYCHELLRTNPGSSVHLKVQRPPEFASERPVSGVDLRPRFERIYVMLDACRRSFMACRPIIGLDGYFLKTPYGGWLLTAMGWDSNDQILPIAYAVVEAETKDLWTWFLQHLCDDLGADKIRTCTFMSDQQKGLVPTFEELLPGVDHRFCVRHLYANFKKRYTGLQLKLMMWNAAKATYLQEWERRMSEIQKVDQGAYNYLMEIPTKYWCRHRFECKPRCDTLVNNMCEVFNSVMVEAREKPIVTMLEDIRVYIMKRCADNRDRIVPYNRDVLPRIRIKVEKQAELSGQWVSVYAGRDRYEVVSIQGGKEKFVVDLRHHECSCRKFQLSGIPCAHAMTCIRKMCFNVDSYVADYYKKAAYISCYQHVVYPVNGPNLWDRTQFEDVLPPTYRKPIGRPKKKRARGADEQATRTGLSREGQQQKCSYCLCSGHNKRSCPKKRKVTPNPTVNNVATSTSKGRKRQGVRKSSRLSAKTDSGKAADSGSRKQRGSNNKPPSHPKRKPPVSSQQSQAASKRAKVNHSQTASAPAPTTTRVLPSPVKRVTQSQLRFMARTPPRAWKKVE, from the exons ATGAGTGAATACACTTGGGAGGTGGGAACTTTGTATGTGTCAAGGGAGGAGTTCAAAGACTGTGCCACTGCATATGCTGTCAGCAGTGGCAGGGGTTTGAGATTCACAAAGGTGGATCTGAAGAGGGTTAAGGTGGAATGTGTGGAGGGATGTGATTGGTATGCATACTGTGGAAAGATGAAGCATGAGCGTAGTTGGCAGTTGAAGAGCTGCAACAACAAGCACAATTGCTCTAGGGAGCTGAAGATTGGAATCATGCATGCAAGGTGGTTGAGTAAGGTTTTCTTGAACAAAATTGCTGAGAACCCAAATATTAAGTTAACCACACTAATGAGAAAAGCATACACAAAATGGAATGTGGAGTTGACCAAATCTAAGGCCTCCAGAGTTAGACAGTTTGCTCTGGATGAGTTGCAGGGGACATATGTGGAGCAGTACAGAAGATTGTATGACTACTGTCATGAGTTGCTGAGGACCAACCCTGGGTCATCAGTGCATCTGAAGGTTCAGAGGCCTCCTGAATTTGCTTCTGAAAGACCAGTGTCAGGGGTAGATTTAAGGCCCAGGTTTGAGAGGATATATGTGATGTTGGATGCTTGTAGGAGGAGTTTTATGGCTTGTAGGCCAATAATTGGGTTGGACGGCTATTTTCTGAAAACACCTTATGGAGGTTGGTTACTGACTGCTATGGGTTGGGATTCAAACGATCAAATCCTGCCAATAGCATATGCAGTTGTGGAAGCTGAAACAAAGGACTTGTGGACATGGTTCCTCCAGCACCTGTGTGATGACCTAGGAGCAGACAAAATCAGGACCTGCACCTTCATGTCTGACCAACAGAAG GGGTTGGTGCCAACTTTTGAGGAGCTTCTGCCTGGAGTTGACCACAGATTTTGTGTTAGACATCTGTATGCAAATTTCAAGAAGAGATATACAGGACTCCAGTTGAAGCTAATGATGTGGAATGCTGCCAAGGCAACTTATCTTCAAGAATGGGAAAGGAGGATGAGTGAGATACAGAAGGTGGATCAGGGAGCATACAACTATCTTATGGAGATTCCAACAAAATACTGGTGTCGTCACAGGTTTGAGTGTAAACCTAGGTGTGACACTTTAGTTAACAATATGTGTGAAGTTTTTAATTCTGTTATGGTTGAGGCTAGGGAGAAGCCAATAGTGACTATGCTAGAGGATATCCGGGTTTACATTATGAAACGTTGTGCTGACAACAGGGACAGAATAGTGCCTTATAATAGAGATGTGTTGCCCAGAATTAGGATTAAGGTAGAAAAACAAGCCGAACTAAGTGGTCAATGGGTGAGTGTGTATGCTGGACGTGATAGATATGAGGTGGTTAGCATTCAGGGGGGTAAGGAAAAATTTGTGGTTGATCTTAGGCATCATGAATGCTCATGTAGGAAGTTTCAACTGTCCGGAATTCCTTGTGCACATGCCATGACATGCATAAGAAAAATGTGCTTCAATGTGGATTCATATGTTGCTGACTACTACAAAAAGGCTGCATACATCTCTTGCTACCAGCATGTTGTCTACCCAGTCAATGGGCCAAACCTTTGGGACAGAACTCAGTTCGAGGATGTGTTGCCTCCAACTTATAGAAAACCTATTGGGAGGCCAAAGAAGAAGAGGGCAAGAGGTGCTGATGAGCAGGCTACTAGGACTGGACTGTCTCGTGAAGGGCAACAGCAAAAGTGCTCTTACTGTTTGTGCTCTGGCCATAACAAAAGAAGTTGTCCAAAGAAGCGCAAAGTCACACCAAATCCAact GTTAACAATGTTGCTACTTCTACTTCAAAGGGTAGAAAAAGGCAAGGAGTCAGAAAAAGTTCCAGATTATCTGCCAAGACAGATTCTGGTAAGGCTGCTGATAGTGGAAGTAGGAAGCAAAGGGGCAGCAACAACAAACCACCCTCACACCCAAAGAGGAAGCCACCTGTGAGCTCCCAACAATCACAAGCTGCTTCAAAAAGGGCCAAAGTGAATCATTCACAGACTGCTTCTGCACCAGCCCCAACAACTACAAGGGTACTGCCAAGCCCAGTGAAGAGGGTCACCCAGTCTCAGCTCAGGTTCATGGCTAGGACACCACCAAGAGCATGGAAGAAAGTGGAATGA